From the genome of Staphylococcus haemolyticus, one region includes:
- a CDS encoding YycH family regulatory protein yields MKSKEHIKSIILFLLVMMSVVLTFMVWNFSPDLNNIDSTDSKKSNTKTIGKPMSANIENVISPYQIVEVKGDKVKGLAPSRAQLSQVTGTLKNHEVSKVEHIHRDYNLNIPMLNDHFTVLDFTYDMPLTTYLGQVLNSSAKVPKNFKFNRIIVSQNPKENLELYAISEDRHEVMKVTLTTKANHFIKVMDHLNKEMQKYSEVITNKDTIDKATHIFAPNRPKDMRSYRMVYDTIPVETMNAILFDDSVIIRSGKSGSTTYNNNTGVANYNDESKKYHYKNLSEDESSSSDMDSTIPSTFEYINGHGGFFNDDFRLFNTDNSSGELTYQLFLNGHPTFNDQQLNVIEVTWGDKGIYDYKRALLRSSVPLEGKTKSLDSVESVRSSLANNHTIDFEKVTNMVIGYKEDDQPDKDDIEVQRNSEFVPTWYIQYDGDWYAYEDGRLE; encoded by the coding sequence ATGAAGAGTAAAGAGCATATTAAATCCATTATTCTTTTCCTACTAGTCATGATGAGTGTTGTGCTTACGTTTATGGTGTGGAATTTCTCACCAGATTTAAATAATATTGATAGCACAGATAGTAAAAAGAGCAATACTAAGACGATTGGTAAGCCCATGTCTGCCAATATAGAGAATGTGATATCTCCGTATCAAATTGTAGAAGTTAAAGGCGATAAGGTTAAAGGGCTGGCACCATCTCGTGCTCAATTGTCTCAAGTAACAGGTACATTGAAGAATCATGAAGTCAGTAAAGTGGAACATATTCATCGAGATTATAATTTAAATATTCCCATGTTAAATGACCACTTTACTGTGCTAGATTTCACTTATGATATGCCGCTAACGACATATCTAGGTCAAGTATTGAATTCATCAGCGAAAGTACCTAAAAATTTCAAATTTAATCGTATTATAGTAAGTCAAAATCCTAAAGAGAATTTAGAATTGTATGCGATAAGTGAAGATCGTCATGAAGTAATGAAAGTAACGTTGACTACGAAAGCTAATCATTTTATTAAAGTTATGGATCATTTGAATAAAGAAATGCAGAAATATTCAGAGGTAATCACAAATAAAGATACGATTGATAAAGCAACGCATATATTTGCGCCAAATCGTCCGAAAGACATGCGTTCTTACCGTATGGTTTATGATACGATTCCAGTCGAAACGATGAATGCTATTCTATTTGACGACTCAGTGATTATTCGAAGCGGTAAGAGTGGTTCAACAACGTACAATAATAACACTGGCGTAGCGAACTATAATGATGAAAGTAAGAAATATCATTATAAGAATTTATCTGAAGATGAATCTAGCTCAAGTGATATGGATTCAACGATTCCAAGTACATTTGAATATATCAATGGACATGGTGGATTCTTTAATGATGACTTCCGTCTTTTCAATACAGATAATTCATCGGGTGAATTAACGTATCAACTCTTCCTCAATGGCCACCCAACATTTAATGATCAGCAATTAAATGTTATAGAGGTCACTTGGGGAGATAAAGGCATTTATGACTATAAACGTGCGCTATTGCGTTCTAGTGTACCTCTAGAAGGTAAAACGAAGTCGCTAGATAGTGTTGAAAGTGTTCGTTCTTCACTCGCAAATAATCATACGATTGATTTCGAAAAGGTAACGAATATGGTCATTGGTTATAAAGAAGATGATCAACCTGATAAAGATGATATAGAAGTGCAACGTAATAGTGAGTTTGTGCCAACATGGTATATTCAATACGACGGCGATTGGTACGCTTATGAGGATGGGAGGCTTGAATAA
- a CDS encoding two-component system regulatory protein YycI yields MNWKRTKTLFIFVFILVNILLVLIYVNKVTKSQINESESDNEVKFQQEEIKISKDILNKDVSGTKMQMITAKSKDFESYAKGKSSLETEDSGNTLTGEINSTVNVSDSNLSDLKDYIMSNVYNGKMYQLGDVTSDTVTYEQTYEGYPLMNNNKARLRFNINDGKATSYEQSVMNNIEPAKSDNNPKKQVITPRKAVETLYFNRYLKSGDEVMDARLGYYSVVRETNVQLLQANWEIKVKHKGKEDVKTYYVEATSSNPKVIDN; encoded by the coding sequence ATGAATTGGAAACGAACGAAGACATTGTTTATTTTCGTGTTTATTCTAGTTAATATCCTACTCGTATTGATTTACGTGAATAAGGTAACGAAGTCTCAAATTAACGAATCTGAAAGTGATAATGAGGTTAAATTCCAGCAAGAAGAAATTAAAATTTCGAAGGATATTTTAAATAAAGATGTAAGCGGGACGAAGATGCAGATGATTACTGCTAAGTCTAAAGACTTCGAAAGTTATGCGAAGGGTAAGTCGTCATTAGAAACGGAAGATTCTGGGAATACTTTAACAGGTGAGATTAATAGTACAGTTAATGTGAGTGATAGTAATTTAAGTGATTTAAAAGATTACATCATGAGTAATGTATACAACGGTAAGATGTATCAACTTGGTGATGTTACATCTGATACTGTGACGTATGAACAGACTTATGAAGGTTATCCGTTGATGAATAATAATAAAGCGCGTCTACGCTTTAATATCAATGATGGTAAAGCGACAAGTTATGAACAATCGGTAATGAATAACATTGAGCCTGCGAAGAGTGATAATAATCCTAAGAAGCAAGTGATTACACCGCGTAAAGCAGTAGAAACGTTATACTTTAATCGTTACTTGAAATCAGGCGATGAAGTGATGGATGCAAGGTTAGGATATTACTCGGTTGTGAGAGAAACGAATGTGCAATTATTGCAGGCGAACTGGGAAATTAAAGTGAAACATAAAGGTAAAGAAGACGTGAAGACTTATTATGTTGAAGCGACATCATCAAATCCGAAAGTGATTGATAACTAG
- a CDS encoding MBL fold metallo-hydrolase, with protein MSRLIRMSVLASGSTGNATYVESDKGSLLVDVGLTGKKMEDLFSQIDRNIKDLNGILVTHEHSDHIKGLGVLARKYGLPIYANENTWKAIEKKDSKIPMDQKFIFNPYETKSIAGFDIESFNVSHDAIDPQFYIFHNNYKKFTMITDTGYVSDRMKGMIQGSDAFMFESNHDVDMLRMCRYPWKTKQRILSDMGHVSNEDAGLAMTDVITGNTKRIYLSHLSQDNNMKDLARMSVSQVLNEHDIDTEKEVLLCDTDKAQATPIYTL; from the coding sequence ATGAGCCGCTTGATACGAATGAGTGTATTGGCGAGTGGTAGTACGGGGAATGCCACTTATGTTGAGAGTGATAAAGGCAGTCTATTAGTAGATGTTGGACTCACTGGCAAGAAAATGGAAGATTTATTTAGCCAAATTGATAGAAATATAAAAGATTTAAACGGCATTCTAGTTACTCATGAACATAGTGATCATATTAAAGGATTAGGTGTGCTTGCGCGTAAATATGGTTTGCCGATTTATGCGAATGAGAACACGTGGAAAGCAATTGAGAAGAAAGATAGTAAAATTCCAATGGATCAAAAATTCATATTTAATCCTTATGAAACAAAATCTATTGCCGGTTTTGATATAGAATCATTTAATGTATCTCATGACGCAATTGATCCACAGTTTTATATTTTCCACAATAACTATAAGAAATTTACTATGATTACAGATACAGGCTATGTGTCAGATAGAATGAAAGGTATGATTCAAGGTAGTGACGCCTTTATGTTTGAGAGTAATCATGATGTGGATATGTTACGCATGTGTCGTTATCCTTGGAAGACGAAGCAACGTATTTTAAGCGATATGGGACATGTATCTAATGAAGATGCAGGACTAGCGATGACTGATGTTATTACAGGTAATACGAAGCGTATTTATCTTTCACATTTATCACAAGATAACAACATGAAAGATTTAGCACGTATGAGCGTTAGTCAGGTTCTAAATGAACATGATATAGATACTGAAAAAGAAGTGCTATTATGTGATACAGATAAAGCACAAGCTACACCGATATATACATTGTAA
- the rlmH gene encoding 23S rRNA (pseudouridine(1915)-N(3))-methyltransferase RlmH, with protein MKITILAVGKLKEKYWKQAISEYEKRLSAYSKIEIIEVPDEKAPENMSDKEIEQVKEKEGQRLLAKIKPQATVITLEIQGKMLSSEGLAEEMQRRMTQGQSDFVFVIGGSNGLHEDVLQRSNYALSFSKMTFPHQMMRVVLIEQVYRAFKIMRGEAYHK; from the coding sequence ATGAAGATAACAATCTTAGCTGTGGGTAAATTAAAAGAAAAATACTGGAAACAGGCTATATCAGAATATGAAAAAAGATTAAGTGCTTATTCCAAAATTGAAATTATTGAAGTACCTGATGAAAAAGCACCTGAAAATATGAGCGATAAAGAAATTGAACAAGTGAAAGAAAAAGAAGGTCAACGCTTACTAGCTAAAATCAAACCTCAAGCAACAGTCATCACTTTAGAAATCCAAGGTAAAATGTTGTCTTCAGAAGGATTAGCTGAAGAAATGCAACGACGCATGACACAAGGTCAAAGTGATTTCGTCTTTGTTATTGGTGGATCAAATGGATTGCATGAGGACGTCTTACAACGCAGCAACTACGCACTTTCATTCAGTAAAATGACATTCCCACATCAAATGATGCGCGTTGTCTTAATCGAGCAAGTATACAGAGCATTTAAAATCATGCGAGGCGAAGCGTACCATAAATAA